GATGGGTTCCTCAAAAACGGTGTCCCGGTTCTTGTCTAAAAACCCATCACATTCATATTGGACCTGACAAACAAAAGAAGAAAGTTTAAGTCAAATACTTTACCGCAACCAGCACATTCTGTAAACAGGTCAAACTGAGGCATCTAATATACTCTGGCTAATATAACTAGCTCACCATGTCAGCAAAGTGCAGGATGATGAAGGCAGTGTTGGACATTCGAGGTTTGCGGAAGTGTGGACTGGGGTTGTTAATCTGATGCTGATCATACAGCTTCCTCGCCCAGCTCTCCTCTGAACCTTTGGGCATCTGATCAAGGAAACAGACACCATGGGAGGTAAGGTTTTTCTGGATCAATGTACATTTCATAAAtcttctgtttttttatataaatacttTGAAGTTTGACTTTTAATAGGATAATTATTTTTCTGGCAGGACTTGCTTTTGTTTtgcatatacatatttttttgaaattgtGGGGGATCAAATCCATCACAAGGCGTTCATGGCTTGTCAGTGCACTCAGTGATGATTTAGAAGCACAGCATATCCTGAGTACATGTACTTATTGTATTTCAAACCGGTTTGGACACATGAACACAAAGCAGACACAACACAACGTGGTCTTGATAGAAACCAGGACTGTGACTGACTGACCCTGCACTCCTCATCCAGCAGGTCGAGCAGGCCCAGCTGTCCCTCGATGAGAGTGATGCACGGCTGGTTATCACTGAACTCTATCCTGCTCCACGGCAGCTCCTCGCGGACATACTCCTCCTGCTCCAACTGGAACACGTGCTGCAtgggtgaggggaggagagggagaccaaGGGTTACAGAGGGGACATGAGGATAACACGTTCATATAGATGTCTAACCCCACACACTTGGTGACTCACCCTGTTGAATTGCTGCTGCACTTTCTCATTGGCGTAATTTATACAGAACTGTTCAAAACTGTTCCTTTCAAACGTCTCAAACCTGCCAAAGAGAAATGGACAAAAAGGGAAATCAACACGTTGTTACTACAGTCATTACCGTAATTACAGGTATAACAACAACTTRGTCTAAAGTGTGACCCCCTGCCCTTTCTACTCACCCATAGATGTCCAGCACCCCAATAAATGACTTGGGCTGCTCGCTCTGGGCTCGGAGGGCTGAGTTTAGCCGGGTCACTGTCCAGGTGAACAGCTGACCATACACATGCTTGGCCAGGGCATCCCGGGCCTCTAGGGACTGCTGACCAGGCATGGGCTTGACCAACATCTCTCCCCCTACTGCCAGCCTGCGGTGGCACAGCCAGTGGGCCATCTGGGTCCGCTCCACCCCCAGCAGCTTGGAGAACACAGACAGGGAATGCTCCTCCCCCTGGTTATGGAATATTTTAACGAATTATGTGAGAGAGTTTCAGGGAAATACTGgacaaaaatgtaagaaaaaacaAAAAGTCTTACATCAATGTAACTTCGATCACCACCTCTCCCACTGGCCTGGATGTTGACATTGCCCAGGTGCAGAACAGCTGCAAGGATCCTGAAGAGCTCCATCTGCTGGTCAGGAGGCACACCTGGAGGAGTACACACAACACCGGCATGTTCAAACTGCATACCACTACAGTCAGAGTAAACATGTTAGCATAGACGTGTTTAATATAGAAGCTGTATACCCAGAATGGTGAAAGCATTACGAGTGCGCTCCAGATCTACTACGTCATCAGTGCCTGGGATCTGCATGGAATCTTCCCCTCCTTGGTTCGTGTAGCGAAACGTTTCCGCACCACCTGCAGaaacacacatcaaaacacaTAATGAACACATTCTGAAATACACTGCTAGACCCACTGACGTTCATTTGTTCCCTGCTGTTGACCTTGTAATAAGTTCCTGAATACAATGTGGTCCAGTCTCACCCAGTTTGAGGACTCTCATCTCTGGCAGGTCTCTAGAAGCACACAGCTGGTAGAAGATGTGGTAGTTTCTCTCCCGTGACGCCTGGAAGACGACTCGAGACTTCTCCAGCAGGTACGTCCTCATGTTGGCCCCAATGATATCCCCCTTCCGTCCGAAGCCGATCTCGATGTACTTTCCAAACCGGCTACTGTTGTCATTGCGTGTAGTCTTAGCATTCCCAATGGACTAAAGAGTAAAGGAAAGAATTACAAATATGATACATTACACTGTTTTAGCTATTACCTTTACAACTGAATACTGATATAATACAGTACAAATTTTTTATATGCAAAATACATGCTTTTTCCAAAATCatactcttaaaaaaaaaatgtacgtgAACCGCATTGCAGGTTAAGAGTACTCATTCACCCACATGTCAGTACCTCCATGATGGGGTTGGAGGCCAGTACTCTCTCCTCCACACTGGTCTGCTGGGCTGCTCCCCCCACCACAGCAAAGTAGCGCATGGTGAATTTAGCAGAGACTGTTTTCCCTGCTCCAGATTCCCCACTGATTATAATGGACTGGTTCTTCTCCTCCCTGcatacatagacaactaccctcTTAATAATCTTGTCATTTACAGAGCTATTTGTCACACAGGGCAACTAAAGAGATCTGATCAAAGGCTCTCTCGTGTCACGGCTATTTTATCTGTATAGAGCTCTTTACAAAGAACAACAACCCTGGCCCAACCCCCCAAGGAGCAGTCAAAACGACAGTGTTTTGAGGTAACAAAGGGCATATAAAATGGAGACCAAAGACTAGGGTGACCCCTGGCCCTTGACCTTTAACCCCTGACCTGGTCATGGTGCGGTAGGCCTCTTCTGCCACAGAGAAGATGTGAGGCTCCATGTCAGCCATGTCCTGCCCACTGTAGGCATCGATCACTTCCTCTCCATAGATGGGCAGCTGGTCATACGGGTTGAGGGCCACCAACACAATCCCTGGAATGAGCAGTTGGTGTGAATGACCAAtggtttaaagtacttaagtaaaaataSATTAAAGTATTATTTAAGTAGTTTTTCGGGGTATCTGTACTATACTatctatatttttgacaacttttacatttagtCCACTACATtgtataatgtactttttactccagacATTTCcgtgacaaccaaaagtactcgttacattttgaatgcttagcaggacaggaaaattgtccaattcacacacttatagagaacatccctggtcatccctactggctttgatctggcagactcactaaaccaacatgctttgtttgtaaattatgtctgagtgttggagcgtgttcctggctatccgtaaattaaaaaacctAGATCGGGctgtttggtttgcttaatataaggaatttgaaatgatttaaacttttacttttgatacttaagtatattttagcagttacatttacttttgattcttaagtatatttataatcaaataattttagactttcactcaagtagtattttattgggcgactttcacttttacttgagtcKTTTTCTATTAATGTCACGTACGTGTGGAGACGGACCAAGCCGCAGTGGATGTTGAGTTCCARATATTtattataaagtgaaacttagcaaaaacaaaacaataaatcaataaactaacaacgaaacgtgactacgtggtgcacatgcacaaaacacaaaataatatcccacaaacacaggtgggaaaaatgctacctaaatatgatccccaattagagacaacgattaccagctgcctctaattgggaaccatacaaatcaccaacatagaaaaataaactagaacaccacatggaaataataaactagaatacccccagtcacgccctgacctactacaccatagagaaacaagggctctctatggtcagggcgtgacaattaaggtatctttaattttactcaagtatgacaattgggtactttttctaccactgtaaATGACAGTGTTATTAATCGAATAAAAGGAATCTGTAAGAATACAAGATATTAATATTATTTTTCCTATGACTTTTTATATATCAAAACTGCTTCGATTATTGTTTATGTCTGCAACATATCACAGCAATCACATAAGATGCATGTGTTCTCAGGTTAATGTTTATTTAGCATCTTATGGAGAACCAATTTGTATGAAGCCATAGAGAGGAGGCCATGTCCCTGTGAACTTTACACCTAGTAAAGATGGGATTATGAGGTTATAATCATAAAAGCAGGAGCACACAGGAGCTGCATATATCTGTCCACTGGCAAAACAGCATCTGAAGAAAGACCTCCACCCCCAATCTCTTTCtggctctctctccgtctctctctgttccttacCACAGTAGGTGTAGATACTGCTGTAGTCCAGGAATCGGACTCTCAGGTTGTGTAGAACAGCAGGCTCGTGTAGGAAGCTGAGAGCAGTGAGGTCATTCTCCCCCTCCAGAATATCAGGGTTCGCCAGAGGGGGGAGGCCAGAGGGTGGCACCACTGGATACTGCACCTCCTAGAGGGGTGGCACATTCAATATTTGTCATTATCAAatgcttatccagagcgactaacaaTACATCTACAGTATGCCAGCTcttgactgtgtgtgagtgtgtcaccCTGCCATCGCTGATCTGCAGCACCACATTCTCATCTCCAAGGTTGTAGTCCTTGAGGAGCTTGGCTGATACCCACACTGCCTCTGGATCAGGTACCCACACACTGGCACCCTGTTACAGAAATAAACGTTATCACAAACGTTGAGCTCATTGAAGAAACACAGTGAAAAAGTGAGCATGCATTGAGGGGGATTTCCTGTACTAATGACCAACACCCTTTGCTGTATCACTTTCACACCAGGTGGACAGGCTCAACTGCCAGTTGGCCAAAAACACAGCTGTAGAGGATAGTATTACATCACACGGGACACTATCTGTTCTACTGCTCTAAAGTCTGTTATTACtccgtgtgccttttactgccaGGTCCCACCCAAGCAAGACATTTGTCGTCCATCAGCATAAAACACCCTAAATGTCGTTAAGAATTAACGTCCGTCATCCCTCTCCGTCTCATCTTGGATTACTCATTATGTTCTCGCAGATCTATCCCAGTAATGGCAACCTCTTGGCTCAACACACAATACTTCCTGTGCAATATGATATTGTGTGTGTCATTGCTAGAAGAGTCTAGTTCCTTGAGCATGGGCATTTAAAGCATTTCCAATTGTTACATCTCTATTACTAAGATTATGCCCTCGTGTTACATACAAAAGGtagccagcaggtagcctagtggttcagagtgttaggccagtaactgaaaggttgctgtttgaatcccagagccaactagAAGAAAACAAATCCCAGAGCCAACTAGaacaatctgtcaatgtgcctaCCTTTgggcaaggtacttaaccctctGGATAAACTATGACTTCATTGAAATTAAACTGTCAAAAAAGAAGGAAGTCTACTCCGCTATTCAGACATACAGGCTCAAACACTTACCTTGGCGTACAACTCCATAGTTCCAATCATAATCTTTTCCAGATATGAACCCTCTGCCTGCAAAAACCCTGACCAATTTCAGAAGGGGTCTCCTAAATTACTCAAAAAGGCAACAAGGGTATCCTCTCCGAGATAGTTTGTGTCCTCCTCCCCTATGAGTGTGTTCAAGCACCGCTCTGTCCCTTTGCACTTTGTTCTGTTTGACAGTGACATGAAAACCCCTGAGAGGCAGCAGTCAGGTTAACTGTTAATCTCGAGGAGGTGATTGAGATGGAAGGATTTACAAGCACTTCTCTTCAACGGTCTCATTCACCGCAGCAGTTAACCCCAAGCTGTGGTTGCCTTCTCAGCACTGTTAAACACCTGTAGTATTCAGAAGATACAAGACAAGGAAGTATCAAGTATGGCTCATCAAAATAGAGACAAAAACTGACAAAGGAAAAATGAAACCGTATTCTGTTGATATACCGATACATTTTATTCAGTAACATAAAATTCAGTTCAGCCTGCTGATGTTGGATAGGGATCTCATTGAGCTTGACAATTCAAACATACATCAAACTTTGTGGGTATATGTACAAAGCGCAATTAGTTTTCTCAACACTGAGAATCTTTGGGCTGGATTTAATCTACATTGTGGAAAATCCACGCTATAgctcgataaaaaaaaaaaacgtaataaaaaaaaatcaaatctttatttatctaggcaaatcagttaagaacaaattcttcatttacaatgaaggcctaggtgGGCTCACTGCCTTGTGGGTTcactgccttgtccaggggcagaatgacagatttttaccttgtcagctcggggattcgatccagcaacctttcggttactgggccaacgcactaaccactaggctacctgccgccccaaaaaggCATCTaaaagactgcattcacggtaaacgctgcatatgtcgacGGAATGTCGAACAATTACCTTCAAATTTAACACAGATCTTCCACGATACAGATTGAGTCCAGCCCTTAATCTTTATTCAAACAAAATCTGCTTAGTTTACTCTGTCTGGCACCCAGTGCACAAGATAATGGAGGCAGCAAGTGTTGTGATGGCTTTGACCCATCAttggaaacatttaaaaagcatgGCCATGGGACAAACATGCATTGGCTAGAAACAGCAACGTTAAACCAACAACTTCAGTGAGCACAATGAGTGTTAAAATGAATCAAATCTACACAATGCAGGAGAGAAGGGTCCAAGTCACTTCTACACCATTGTCCCCATTTTAACAATGTACAGTATGACTTCACTCATAACTCAGTGTCATGTGGAAACATCACTAGCTATTGAGAAGCTGAATATGATGCTATAACAAAAGAACTACAGTAGAATACTGTAAGACTTTCCAAAAATGACATGAACCATCTTTGGTCAATACTTGGTAAGGGGTTTGAATGGACTACATTACAATGACAAGGATATTTCCTTGAGAACACGATTCAATCATTTTTCACTAATTCTCTGTCCTGTGACTATAAGACATGCTTTAGAGTGCATCATTTGGGCAACTATATTGTTCCCTCTCATCAAAGCCTCTCTCACATAGCCCTATAAACTGTACCAAAGTACCCTTACACTATGGTCCATCGATCCCCATGGAGTGCATTAGAAACCCAGAAAGAAAAACAGCATTCACTACTAATTGAAAATCtcccaatacatttaaaaagtagttgttttttgggggggggggggggtttgacaTGTTTGTCACAACATATATCTCACATTCAGAAAATTCATACAATgtcttgtaaaaaataaaactacaTCATTGAACACTGAATTtgtcatactgtatgtaaatcGCTCTCCTTTCACTATGTGCTGTCAAAAAGTTATTTGATGCTCTCTTTTTCAAAAGAAAGATTGATTATTAGCTAAATTATTTGATTCAGAATGGCTCAGTCCAAGTCCTTTCTTGGCACTGGAGCCAGAAGAGCCCAACCAGCGGGCGAGGTGGGTGGTAGGTAGGTAAAGCTTCAGAGGTGTAGTAGGTGGAAAGTGGGCAGTTCTTTTGGTTGGATTGGTACAGGGTTCCTGTTTCATGGTCCTGTGATAAGGTGTTGAAAAACCCATCCAAATTACTCTAACTCCCCATCACcctggaagagaggaagagatttgttgaaatacaaaacaaatacagacaGTAAATCATATTATAAATGTGTCATCCCTTGGGTGGTACGCTTCGCAGCTCTGAAATTAAAACACTGACATCTATTGAGAAACCATAAATGCTGTACGAGCCTGAACAACCATCAcaattttattttcaacaaaAGGAGGCCGTCAACCGACTTTAAAGGTTTTTTAAACCAAATAGTGTCTGTTCCAGGAGCGTAGGTATCAAAATGAGAATACTGGAAGAGATAGAGACATacacactgtaaaaaaatatataaaaagaggAATACATACAAAACTGAGGCTTAAATACACAAAGAGGTTTTATTGGGCATCATGATTGTTCATTGTGCAGAAATTAAAACGTTTCGGCATCAAGCCATCATCAGTGTCAAACATCTATATTGAAGCCTCAGTTTTGGATTTATTCCTCTTTTGACAGTGTACGGGTCTCCATCTCCCCCATCTTTCAACAATACTGACACCTTTGAACAGTAGCCTACCTCTGCTATACAGTCTCCATCTCTCCCNTTGAACAGTAGCCTACCTCTGCTATAcagtctccatctctcccatcttTCAACAATACTGACACCTTTGAACAGTAGCCTACCTCTGCTATACAGCCTCCATGGCGTCGTTGTCCTCCTCGAGTGAGTCGCCCTCGCTGGCTGCTTCCTCCACATGAGCCAACATGTCCGCCATTAGAGCCTCCTCCAGCTTCTTCCTCACACTGTACACCAGCTCCTCCTGCTTCCTGCACTCACCATGAGCAGATAACACACCAAAGCATTTAGAGATATGGACTGAGATGAAAATAGCAAAGGAGAATCAGCATTGTGTCATAATGTTCAAATACAATTCCATTAATGTATTCAGTTATTCAATTTATACATTCATTAAATGACATCAGAAATTAACAGGTGCCATTACTTTCGGCACCGATAGGACTCCATGGATATAGTGTACACTCCTGTGTGTAGCCTACCTGATGTCCTCGTCAGTGACAATGAAGGCCTTGCAAAGGGGCTGCGATGTGTTGAGCCACACCCCTGGGTTCTTCTCCACGGCTGCAGACAGCTGACCGGTGATGGGGGCTGCACTGGTGTGCAGGGCGCTGGCTATCGCTGACAGTAGAGTCTTGTCTGTACATCCAGGTCCAACTCCTAGAAGACAGACAGGTGTTCACAATCCCAGTAGCGAGaagacattaaaaaaataacaggAAATGGGGATCATACTTGGCTCTctctcttacatttacatttcattcatttagcagacgctcttattcgacttacagtagtgagtgcatacattttcatacattttacccgtactggtcccctgtgggaatcaaacccacaaacctGGGGCTGCAAGCgccttgctctaccaactgagtcacacagGACCCCAGTTGGTTGAGCATAGCCACACGGGACTCTTACCTTGAAGACCTTTAGGCAGGTCCATTGTCTTCACTAGCTCCTCTGCGATGTCAAAGGCATCGAGACCACCAAGCTTCTTCTCCCAGAAAAGCTGTGAAAAAACCCACAAATCAAATCTAAATCCATTTGTGTCTCATTAGTCAAAATTATCTTCAGGAATAAAAGCATATAACTCAATGTAACTGTAGTTTACATTACATAGCAGACAGGCTAATGGCTGTGTTTACCTGTCTCGGCTGGTCGACGGCTTTCTGTGGATCTGTCTTGACTTTGTTGCTGGGGTGGTTGGTAACCTTGGTGACAGGTTGCTTAAAGATGGAAGCAGTCTGTCTGACGGGGAGTGATGTGTTCAGGTCTGGCTTGCCCTTGAAGACACACAAAGAAACATTAGTCGACAGTGACAACCAACACTATGTTGCCACAGTGCTGTTTCTGAAATACTAGATATGTGGGTTATCCTTAGCACCTGGGAGAAAAGTCCTGAAACACGT
This window of the Salvelinus sp. IW2-2015 linkage group LG16, ASM291031v2, whole genome shotgun sequence genome carries:
- the LOC111975731 gene encoding methyl-CpG-binding domain protein 3 isoform X2; this encodes MDKNDPTGKKFRSKPQLARYLGNQMDLGSFDFRTGKMLMSKLNKNRQRLRYDNNNQTKGKPDLNTSLPVRQTASIFKQPVTKVTNHPSNKVKTDPQKAVDQPRQLFWEKKLGGLDAFDIAEELVKTMDLPKGLQGVGPGCTDKTLLSAIASALHTSAAPITGQLSAAVEKNPGVWLNTSQPLCKAFIVTDEDIRKQEELVYSVRKKLEEALMADMLAHVEEAASEGDSLEEDNDAMEAV
- the LOC111975731 gene encoding methyl-CpG-binding domain protein 3 isoform X1; this encodes MEKKRWECLALPKGWQIEEVTRKSGLSAGKSDVYYFSPTGKKFRSKPQLARYLGNQMDLGSFDFRTGKMLMSKLNKNRQRLRYDNNNQTKGKPDLNTSLPVRQTASIFKQPVTKVTNHPSNKVKTDPQKAVDQPRQLFWEKKLGGLDAFDIAEELVKTMDLPKGLQGVGPGCTDKTLLSAIASALHTSAAPITGQLSAAVEKNPGVWLNTSQPLCKAFIVTDEDIRKQEELVYSVRKKLEEALMADMLAHVEEAASEGDSLEEDNDAMEAV